One Sulfurovum sp. TSL1 DNA segment encodes these proteins:
- the thrC gene encoding threonine synthase, which produces MQFIETRGNDGQKPSSVPFSEAILSPSASFGGLYVPKELPILDTEFLEGHLSSHYKTLALDFLETFGIDIETEVLVEALNRYDAFDDPSNPVPLSQIEEDCFVSELYHGPTRAFKDMALQPFGYVLSKLAQKRGEHYLIMAATSGDTGPATLETFKDQEGVQVACLYPDGGTSDVQRLQMVTEDASNLKVIGVKGNFDDTQNTLKDLLASEDFKAELEERHIKLSAANSVNFGRIIFQIIYHLHSYLELVRKKSIQMGEKIYLVVPSGNFGNALGAYYAKKAGLPIEKILISSNINNILTDWITKGTYDLTTRTLIQTESPAMDILKSSNVERIMFDKFGAARTKELMEGLAKDGKYQLTADELALLREDFDASFSDDEECEAVVGEYAKKGYIMDPHTATCIRAYRTLREKDLKTVVYSTAEWTKFSPSVSKSLGHEVKDDVEALKWVSAHANVSVPPMIHGLFEKPVIHSVIVEKESIKGEMLNFL; this is translated from the coding sequence ATGCAATTTATTGAGACACGGGGAAATGACGGACAGAAACCTTCATCTGTACCATTTTCAGAAGCAATACTCAGCCCAAGTGCCAGTTTTGGTGGGCTATATGTACCCAAAGAACTCCCAATTTTAGATACAGAATTTTTAGAGGGACATCTCTCCAGCCATTATAAAACGCTGGCATTGGACTTTTTAGAAACATTTGGTATAGATATTGAAACAGAAGTACTGGTAGAAGCATTGAACAGATATGACGCTTTTGATGACCCTTCAAATCCTGTACCGCTTTCCCAGATCGAAGAGGACTGCTTTGTCTCTGAACTCTATCATGGGCCTACAAGAGCCTTTAAAGATATGGCCTTACAACCTTTCGGATATGTGTTAAGTAAATTGGCACAAAAAAGAGGTGAACATTACCTTATCATGGCAGCAACAAGTGGAGATACCGGTCCTGCTACTCTGGAGACATTTAAAGATCAGGAAGGTGTACAGGTAGCATGTCTTTACCCTGATGGCGGTACATCCGATGTGCAAAGACTTCAAATGGTCACGGAAGATGCTTCAAATCTGAAAGTGATCGGTGTGAAAGGTAATTTTGACGATACGCAAAATACGCTCAAAGATCTACTCGCCTCTGAAGACTTTAAGGCAGAATTGGAAGAGAGGCATATCAAACTTTCAGCAGCGAATTCTGTAAACTTTGGACGTATCATCTTCCAGATCATTTACCATCTCCACTCCTACCTGGAGTTGGTACGTAAAAAAAGCATTCAAATGGGTGAAAAGATCTATCTGGTTGTTCCGAGCGGTAACTTCGGTAATGCATTAGGTGCCTATTATGCCAAAAAAGCAGGTTTGCCGATAGAAAAGATCCTTATCTCATCCAATATCAATAACATTCTGACAGATTGGATCACCAAGGGTACCTATGATCTTACGACACGTACATTGATACAGACAGAATCACCTGCTATGGATATTTTGAAAAGTTCAAATGTCGAACGTATTATGTTTGACAAATTCGGTGCAGCACGTACCAAAGAACTGATGGAAGGATTGGCTAAAGACGGCAAGTATCAGCTGACTGCAGATGAACTTGCGTTGCTACGTGAAGATTTTGATGCCTCTTTCTCAGATGATGAAGAGTGTGAAGCTGTGGTAGGTGAATATGCAAAAAAAGGGTATATTATGGACCCGCATACAGCCACATGTATCAGAGCGTATAGAACTTTGAGAGAAAAAGATCTTAAAACAGTGGTTTACTCGACTGCGGAATGGACCAAGTTCAGCCCGTCCGTTTCAAAATCACTGGGACATGAAGTCAAAGATGATGTTGAAGCATTAAAATGGGTGAGTGCACATGCAAATGTATCCGTACCGCCTATGATACATGGGTTGTTCGAGAAACCTGTCATCCATTCGGTCATCGTTGAAAAAGAATCCATTAAAGGAGAGATGTTAAACTTTTTATAG
- a CDS encoding tetraacyldisaccharide 4'-kinase translates to MLLRAFLEAMFFAPRWYHYPLILLLFPLSIIYGGIMSLRRMVISPQEFGIPIISVGNLIVGGSGKTPFVIALASGLEGAVIISRGYGRRSKGLVEVSTEGKILVDVTQSGDEPMLMALSLPHASVIVSEDRALAIKLAKEKGAKCIILDDGFNRVEIKKFEIILEPEQIKNYLPFPSGAFREFWFSKKYADIVAKEGEAFHRKVAFENLTPQMVLVTAISNPHRLDTYLPEGVVHKVYLEDHAYFEEEKLKMLLSDHEAQSLLVTEKDAVKMQDFKLPISEMKLKLQIQETIFTQVDEYIKGYPE, encoded by the coding sequence GTGCTCTTGAGAGCATTTCTTGAAGCCATGTTCTTTGCACCAAGATGGTATCATTACCCTCTTATCCTGCTTCTGTTTCCTCTGTCTATTATCTATGGGGGCATCATGTCTCTGCGCAGAATGGTCATTTCCCCACAAGAGTTCGGCATCCCCATCATCTCTGTGGGGAATCTTATCGTTGGGGGGAGCGGAAAAACACCTTTTGTCATAGCACTTGCTTCAGGGCTTGAAGGTGCGGTGATCATCTCTCGGGGGTATGGCCGCAGAAGCAAAGGGCTGGTGGAGGTCAGCACTGAGGGGAAGATACTTGTCGATGTGACACAGAGCGGAGATGAACCTATGCTGATGGCACTGTCACTTCCTCATGCAAGTGTGATAGTCAGTGAAGACAGGGCTTTGGCCATCAAGTTAGCTAAAGAGAAAGGTGCCAAATGTATCATCCTGGATGATGGATTCAACCGTGTTGAGATCAAAAAGTTTGAAATTATCCTTGAGCCTGAACAGATCAAAAATTATCTTCCTTTCCCCTCAGGTGCGTTTAGGGAATTCTGGTTTAGTAAAAAGTATGCAGATATTGTGGCAAAAGAGGGAGAGGCATTTCATCGAAAAGTGGCATTTGAGAATCTTACACCCCAAATGGTACTGGTAACGGCTATATCAAATCCGCATAGACTTGATACCTATTTGCCCGAAGGAGTCGTCCATAAAGTCTATTTGGAAGACCATGCCTATTTTGAGGAAGAAAAACTCAAAATGCTCCTCTCTGACCATGAGGCCCAGAGCCTTCTTGTGACAGAAAAAGATGCAGTAAAAATGCAGGATTTTAAGTTACCTATCTCTGAAATGAAGTTAAAATTACAGATTCAAGAGACTATCTTCACTCAGGTAGATGAATATATAAAGGGATATCCAGAATGA
- the prmC gene encoding peptide chain release factor N(5)-glutamine methyltransferase, whose protein sequence is MTIKEGLSWAREALKEACERPALEAELLLAYHLGEDRTYLLIHERESFPDVDQFQNLIQRRAAHEPYEYIVGSASFYDIHLEVEEGVLIPRPETEILIDLVAEIIEKEKITRIAEIGVGSGAISIVLARKFPQLRIIATDICDTPLKVAKKNIERFGVGEQIELRKSHLIDEVPEDLELVVSNPPYIAEDFLLASNVIDYEPKEALFGGSVGDELLKEIILDVKKKGVKYLACEMGYDQKEPLQAFVNEIGVEYIEFYKDLAQFDRGFVIKFKESEPV, encoded by the coding sequence ATGACGATTAAAGAGGGACTTTCCTGGGCCAGAGAAGCACTCAAAGAGGCGTGTGAACGTCCTGCTTTGGAGGCAGAACTGCTCTTGGCCTATCATCTTGGGGAAGACCGTACCTATTTATTGATACACGAAAGGGAGAGTTTTCCCGATGTGGATCAGTTTCAAAACCTGATCCAGAGAAGGGCAGCGCATGAGCCTTACGAATATATCGTGGGATCTGCCAGTTTTTACGACATCCATTTGGAAGTAGAAGAGGGGGTACTGATACCCCGTCCTGAGACGGAGATACTCATAGACCTGGTCGCAGAGATCATAGAAAAAGAGAAGATCACGCGTATCGCTGAAATAGGTGTGGGGTCGGGTGCGATCTCCATTGTGTTGGCCCGTAAATTTCCACAGCTTCGGATCATTGCCACAGATATTTGTGATACCCCGCTGAAAGTGGCGAAGAAGAACATTGAAAGGTTCGGTGTAGGCGAACAGATAGAACTCCGCAAGTCACACCTGATCGATGAGGTACCTGAAGATCTGGAATTGGTGGTTTCCAATCCTCCTTATATCGCAGAAGATTTTTTACTTGCATCCAATGTCATTGACTATGAACCCAAGGAAGCACTGTTTGGCGGAAGTGTAGGGGATGAGCTGCTCAAAGAGATCATTCTGGATGTAAAGAAAAAAGGGGTGAAATACCTTGCGTGTGAGATGGGGTATGACCAAAAAGAACCGCTACAAGCGTTTGTTAATGAAATCGGTGTAGAATATATAGAGTTTTATAAGGACCTGGCACAGTTTGACCGCGGGTTTGTGATTAAATTTAAAGAGAGTGAGCCAGTATGA
- a CDS encoding DUF4149 domain-containing protein, whose protein sequence is MNKYFRMITMTYLIFLSAVLGAGLFAGIVVAPVTFHTEQWLGTEVLTQFQEGQIMTENFLRLSYLVNVLLVSVVLYEGYKFKKFERDTLTQVVTFFVLATGLLFSQYYIPDIIAMQEQGVEATQSVAFINTHKGSEINFKIFSLALLLLIVQNMRKACK, encoded by the coding sequence ATGAACAAATATTTTAGAATGATAACCATGACCTACCTTATCTTTTTGAGTGCAGTGCTAGGTGCAGGACTTTTTGCCGGTATTGTCGTAGCCCCAGTTACTTTTCATACAGAACAATGGCTGGGCACTGAAGTGCTTACGCAGTTTCAGGAAGGTCAGATCATGACAGAGAACTTTTTAAGGCTCTCTTATCTGGTCAATGTACTGCTTGTCTCTGTGGTACTGTATGAAGGGTATAAGTTTAAGAAATTTGAGAGAGATACGCTGACACAGGTGGTGACATTCTTTGTATTGGCTACAGGGCTGCTCTTTTCTCAGTACTATATCCCGGATATCATTGCGATGCAGGAACAAGGGGTAGAGGCAACTCAATCCGTAGCCTTTATCAATACGCATAAAGGAAGTGAGATCAATTTCAAGATCTTTTCTCTCGCATTGCTTCTGCTGATCGTTCAAAATATGCGTAAGGCATGTAAATGA
- the argB gene encoding acetylglutamate kinase has product MKNNINVVKTLLDALPFIKKFSNEKIVIKYGGSAQTSDALKEQFAQDIVLLHLVGMKPIIVHGGGKSITDLLANLGVDTTFIDGQRVTTKEVMRIAEMVLSGEINKEIVSLLDNHGSKAIGISGKDGGFLKGIPKDFEKFGYTGLIEHVNPEIVNNIIEDGAIPVIAPIAGSSTMGHPGFNINADLAASKIAVALQARKVLFLTDTPGVLDKEMQLITNLSIEKTEALKADGTIHGGMVPKVDACIEALRGGVKKAHIIDGRVEHSLLLEILTSSGVGTCIEL; this is encoded by the coding sequence ATGAAAAATAATATTAATGTTGTAAAAACGCTCCTTGATGCTTTACCGTTCATCAAAAAGTTTTCCAATGAAAAAATAGTCATTAAATATGGGGGGTCTGCCCAAACGAGTGATGCGCTCAAAGAGCAGTTTGCACAGGATATTGTACTTTTGCACCTTGTAGGGATGAAACCTATTATCGTACATGGCGGAGGTAAAAGTATTACAGATCTGCTTGCCAATTTAGGGGTAGATACGACATTCATAGATGGACAGCGGGTCACAACCAAAGAGGTAATGCGTATTGCAGAGATGGTATTGAGCGGTGAGATCAACAAAGAGATCGTCTCTTTGCTTGATAATCATGGGTCCAAAGCGATTGGAATCTCTGGAAAAGATGGCGGTTTTCTAAAGGGGATACCGAAAGATTTTGAAAAGTTCGGTTATACGGGTCTTATCGAACATGTCAATCCCGAGATCGTCAATAACATCATTGAAGACGGTGCGATACCTGTGATCGCCCCTATCGCAGGAAGCAGTACGATGGGACATCCCGGATTCAATATCAATGCGGATCTTGCAGCAAGCAAAATAGCCGTAGCCCTGCAAGCAAGAAAAGTACTTTTCCTCACAGACACGCCTGGTGTGTTGGATAAAGAGATGCAACTGATCACCAATCTGAGTATAGAAAAAACGGAAGCCCTCAAAGCAGATGGAACGATACACGGAGGTATGGTACCTAAAGTGGATGCCTGTATCGAAGCATTGCGTGGCGGAGTAAAAAAAGCACACATCATCGATGGCCGGGTAGAACACTCATTGCTCCTGGAGATTTTGACCAGTTCGGGTGTAGGGACCTGTATCGAACTCTAA
- the abc-f gene encoding ribosomal protection-like ABC-F family protein, with product MALIDLFDIKKQYDIKLLLNGVDFHLDEGERVTIVGQNGCGKSTLMKIIMGEEEPTEGKRVVNSAIQVEMLAQQPHFDPGLSVREAIFNELTELKEAKEAYDALSLKVAEDFENEELLAQLEKVSSFLDHHNAWNLDDKIERIMQEFQLKAYEDRPVISLSGGEQRRVALASLILKKPDVLLLDEPTNHLDVYMVEFLEEMLLKGNFTLLFISHDRHFIDTVATRVVEVDNQQLVSYTGGYMNYLEQKEARMHALKKGHENLLRLLKQEEAWLSKGVRAREKRNQGRKKRVFELRDEAKKNPTLIRKMMVELEREKKHFNRDEGVSRKKMLFELENISYSVPGKKLIEHFSTRILQKDKIAIVGINGAGKSTLLKLMLGRIKPQSGLIKQGDFSIGYFDQHREMLDDEKTLIETFCPDGGDHIEVQGANLHVYGYLKSFLFPKEFLAKKVGMLSGGEKNRVALALLLTKKVDCLILDEPTNDLDIQTINILEEKLINFPGAILFVSHDRYFIDKIASKLFIFKGNGVVEESYQTYTEYLEIEKEMKELDALEQEVKTSAKKEVPVGTKKQTKLSYKEQRDYDTLPDEIEALEQQIAALNACLQDPECYQEKGLTALSDELSVLEKVYEEKSDRYLEVLEIFESL from the coding sequence GTGGCACTCATCGACCTCTTTGACATCAAAAAACAATATGACATCAAATTACTTCTCAATGGGGTTGATTTTCACCTCGATGAGGGTGAACGTGTCACGATCGTGGGTCAAAACGGCTGTGGAAAATCCACGCTGATGAAGATCATCATGGGAGAAGAGGAACCCACTGAGGGTAAAAGAGTGGTGAACAGCGCGATACAGGTAGAGATGCTTGCGCAGCAGCCTCACTTCGACCCTGGTCTTTCCGTCAGAGAAGCGATATTCAATGAACTGACTGAACTCAAAGAAGCCAAAGAGGCGTATGATGCACTGAGTCTCAAAGTGGCCGAAGACTTTGAAAATGAAGAGCTCCTCGCACAACTGGAGAAAGTCTCCTCTTTTCTGGACCATCATAATGCCTGGAACCTTGATGACAAGATAGAACGTATCATGCAGGAGTTTCAGCTCAAAGCCTACGAAGACCGTCCTGTAATCTCCCTTTCCGGAGGTGAACAGCGCCGTGTAGCCCTGGCATCCCTTATACTCAAAAAACCCGATGTACTGCTTCTTGACGAGCCGACCAACCACCTTGATGTCTATATGGTCGAGTTCTTGGAAGAGATGCTTCTCAAAGGAAATTTCACCCTGCTCTTTATCTCACATGACAGACATTTCATCGACACTGTAGCCACGCGTGTGGTAGAAGTCGATAACCAGCAGCTTGTGAGCTATACCGGGGGTTACATGAACTACCTCGAACAAAAAGAAGCACGGATGCATGCTTTGAAAAAAGGGCACGAGAACCTCCTCAGACTGCTTAAACAGGAGGAAGCCTGGCTCTCAAAAGGTGTAAGGGCCAGAGAAAAACGTAATCAGGGACGTAAAAAACGTGTCTTTGAGCTGCGTGATGAAGCGAAGAAGAACCCTACGCTCATCCGAAAGATGATGGTAGAGCTTGAACGTGAAAAAAAACATTTTAACCGTGATGAAGGGGTATCACGAAAAAAGATGCTTTTTGAACTGGAGAACATCTCCTACTCGGTTCCGGGGAAAAAACTCATAGAACACTTTAGTACACGTATCCTTCAGAAAGACAAAATAGCCATTGTCGGTATCAACGGTGCAGGTAAGTCGACCCTACTCAAACTTATGCTTGGTCGGATCAAACCCCAGAGCGGTCTCATCAAGCAGGGAGACTTTTCCATAGGTTATTTTGACCAGCACAGAGAGATGCTTGACGATGAAAAAACACTCATTGAGACCTTCTGTCCCGACGGGGGAGACCATATAGAAGTACAGGGGGCCAATCTTCACGTCTACGGCTATCTAAAATCGTTTCTTTTCCCTAAAGAGTTCCTGGCTAAAAAAGTCGGTATGCTCTCTGGCGGAGAGAAAAATCGTGTGGCACTGGCATTGCTCCTGACTAAAAAAGTAGATTGTCTCATCCTCGATGAACCTACCAATGATCTCGATATCCAGACCATTAATATCCTGGAAGAAAAGCTCATCAACTTTCCTGGTGCCATACTCTTTGTCTCACATGACCGTTACTTCATAGACAAGATAGCCTCGAAACTCTTTATCTTTAAAGGAAATGGTGTGGTTGAAGAGTCTTATCAGACCTATACCGAGTACCTGGAGATAGAAAAAGAGATGAAAGAGCTTGATGCGCTCGAACAAGAGGTCAAAACATCTGCAAAAAAAGAGGTGCCGGTCGGTACCAAAAAACAGACAAAACTGAGCTATAAAGAACAAAGGGATTATGATACCTTACCCGATGAGATCGAAGCTCTGGAGCAACAGATAGCTGCGCTTAATGCCTGTTTACAGGATCCGGAGTGTTACCAGGAAAAAGGTTTGACTGCGCTGAGTGATGAACTGAGTGTACTTGAGAAGGTGTATGAAGAGAAAAGTGACAGATATCTGGAAGTTTTGGAAATTTTCGAGTCTCTTTAA
- a CDS encoding DNA-deoxyinosine glycosylase, producing the protein MNNILTHPFKPIVFKDTQILILGSFPSIQSFEKNFYYAHPRNQFWKILESVTSYPANTRDQRLWLLKECKLGLWDMIKGCSRENSLDSSLENEEVNDLAAFLEAHPSITTLAFTGKKAEALFKTHFSHLSIETVYLPSPSAAYAKMPFETKVAEYKKKLGYS; encoded by the coding sequence ATGAACAATATTTTAACGCATCCTTTCAAACCTATAGTCTTTAAAGACACCCAAATACTTATTCTGGGTTCTTTCCCCAGTATCCAGTCTTTTGAAAAGAATTTTTACTATGCACATCCGCGCAACCAGTTCTGGAAGATCCTTGAAAGTGTGACCTCCTATCCTGCGAACACCCGTGATCAGAGACTCTGGTTGCTTAAAGAGTGTAAATTAGGGCTTTGGGACATGATCAAAGGGTGTAGCAGAGAGAACTCTCTTGACAGTTCGTTGGAAAATGAAGAGGTCAATGACCTGGCTGCATTTTTGGAAGCGCATCCGAGCATTACCACATTGGCCTTCACAGGGAAAAAAGCAGAGGCACTTTTTAAAACACACTTTTCTCACCTTTCTATAGAAACAGTCTATCTCCCTTCACCCTCAGCCGCTTATGCAAAGATGCCCTTTGAGACGAAAGTAGCCGAATATAAAAAAAAGTTGGGGTACAGTTAA
- a CDS encoding LysM peptidoglycan-binding domain-containing protein, whose protein sequence is METATAKSVIDCRVITGGIAECNPYGAKFLKAKEIVYDLNRQKLIRAKTLPVPEKKRFLKVVSVEDMIERHVKVQESVRFKGSEKAPIKYTMEEPIAQVLLDDKIEEIETYEAPPRIERELLETIVPEVPERPQIIYGKYRVVRGDALSKIAKKFGLKTQEIAKMNGIRIGSPLRVGQKLKLPFEQKRIDAVSSGNYFIREGDTIISIAKKFNLEPEDLMEFNKIKRSAIIHAGKMIRLPLPHILAHIKTEKRLRVTATAYTSHVGQTDRTPFLAAWNNRLRPGMKIIAVSRDMIKKYGMRNGTKVRIGGLPGYYTVRDKMNKRYQKRIDIYMGLDKRRALHWGRRSVMVYW, encoded by the coding sequence TTGGAAACAGCCACTGCAAAGTCAGTGATAGATTGCAGGGTTATCACCGGCGGTATCGCTGAGTGTAACCCTTACGGGGCAAAATTTCTTAAAGCCAAAGAGATCGTGTATGATCTGAACAGACAAAAATTGATCAGGGCAAAAACGTTACCTGTGCCTGAAAAAAAGCGTTTTCTCAAAGTGGTTTCCGTAGAGGATATGATAGAACGGCATGTAAAAGTGCAAGAGTCTGTGCGTTTTAAAGGAAGTGAAAAAGCACCCATAAAGTATACAATGGAAGAGCCCATCGCTCAAGTCCTACTCGATGATAAGATAGAAGAGATAGAGACTTATGAAGCCCCTCCCCGCATAGAAAGAGAACTTTTAGAAACAATCGTACCTGAAGTACCAGAAAGACCCCAAATTATTTACGGTAAGTACAGGGTTGTAAGGGGCGATGCTCTGAGTAAGATCGCAAAGAAGTTTGGGTTAAAAACACAAGAGATTGCAAAAATGAACGGTATCAGGATCGGCTCTCCTTTGCGTGTCGGACAGAAACTAAAGCTCCCTTTTGAACAAAAGAGGATCGATGCAGTCTCTTCTGGCAATTACTTTATCAGGGAGGGAGATACGATCATTTCCATTGCCAAAAAGTTCAATCTTGAACCTGAAGACTTGATGGAATTTAATAAGATCAAACGCAGTGCGATCATACATGCAGGTAAAATGATAAGGCTTCCGCTTCCTCATATACTGGCGCATATAAAAACAGAGAAAAGGCTTCGTGTCACGGCAACTGCGTATACGTCACATGTAGGTCAGACAGACCGTACACCTTTCCTGGCAGCATGGAATAACCGTCTGCGTCCAGGCATGAAGATCATTGCAGTCTCTAGAGATATGATAAAAAAATATGGCATGCGCAATGGGACCAAAGTGCGTATCGGCGGATTACCAGGTTACTACACCGTACGCGACAAAATGAATAAACGCTACCAAAAACGTATCGATATCTATATGGGACTCGATAAAAGAAGAGCACTGCACTGGGGAAGACGCAGTGTCATGGTCTACTGGTAA
- a CDS encoding M48 family metallopeptidase has translation MLETIIIFYSIYTFMKLYISAMQIGYINEEKRKTPVLMPADKYLTAGNYAVANGKLSLVTDFVDYLVFIWWVFAGFSWLSSMVQVEGDIMQSVVFLFGFVIVNYLIGLPFELYQKFKIDEAFGFNKMTAKMYMTDMIKTSLLFFILGGAVFALLSWIIQSYATWWIWGFAAMFTVAVMANLLAPTFMALFNKFSPLDEGELKEKITAMMNEAGLKSDGIFVMDASKRDSRLNAFFSGLGKSKRVVLFDTLLEKLNTKELLAVLGHELGHFSHGDIWKNIGLMGVLLFIAFYLFGHLPDALFTQMGVVPEAGVQIAMFMLLLPLVSFVFTPFMSYVSRHNEYAADEYGSQMGGKENLVSALMKLVTENKAFPKSHPLVIFFYYTHPPVLERLKELGFDASNTIVGEEATLPKEGIFAHMDRNDD, from the coding sequence ATGCTGGAAACCATTATTATCTTTTACTCTATCTACACCTTTATGAAACTCTATATCTCTGCGATGCAGATAGGGTATATCAATGAAGAAAAAAGAAAGACACCTGTACTGATGCCGGCAGACAAATACCTGACAGCAGGAAACTATGCAGTGGCTAACGGAAAACTTTCTCTTGTGACTGACTTTGTCGATTATCTGGTATTTATCTGGTGGGTCTTTGCAGGTTTTTCCTGGCTCTCATCGATGGTTCAAGTCGAAGGAGACATCATGCAGTCTGTTGTATTCCTGTTCGGTTTTGTTATAGTCAATTATCTGATAGGCCTCCCTTTTGAACTTTACCAGAAGTTCAAGATAGATGAAGCGTTCGGATTTAATAAAATGACGGCAAAAATGTATATGACTGACATGATCAAAACAAGCCTGTTGTTCTTCATTTTGGGCGGTGCGGTTTTTGCGCTTTTATCCTGGATCATACAGAGTTATGCAACATGGTGGATTTGGGGATTTGCAGCCATGTTCACTGTAGCAGTGATGGCTAATCTGTTGGCACCCACCTTTATGGCACTGTTCAATAAATTCTCTCCGCTTGATGAGGGAGAACTCAAAGAAAAGATCACGGCCATGATGAACGAGGCCGGGCTTAAGAGTGACGGTATCTTTGTCATGGATGCAAGTAAACGTGACAGTCGTCTGAATGCATTTTTCAGTGGATTGGGCAAGAGTAAACGTGTGGTTCTCTTTGACACCCTTTTAGAAAAACTCAATACCAAAGAGCTTCTTGCGGTACTGGGACATGAATTGGGACATTTCTCTCATGGAGATATCTGGAAAAATATCGGCTTGATGGGCGTACTTCTTTTCATCGCATTTTATCTCTTTGGACATTTGCCGGATGCACTCTTTACACAGATGGGTGTGGTTCCTGAGGCTGGCGTGCAGATCGCGATGTTCATGTTACTTCTGCCGCTTGTGAGTTTTGTCTTTACGCCGTTTATGTCGTATGTAAGCCGTCATAACGAGTATGCAGCCGATGAATACGGTTCACAAATGGGTGGTAAAGAGAACCTGGTATCTGCATTGATGAAACTCGTAACAGAGAACAAAGCATTCCCCAAATCACACCCCTTGGTGATATTTTTTTACTATACCCATCCGCCAGTGCTCGAAAGACTTAAAGAGTTGGGTTTTGATGCATCCAATACCATTGTAGGTGAAGAGGCGACATTGCCTAAAGAGGGTATTTTTGCACATATGGACAGAAATGACGATTAA
- a CDS encoding symmetrical bis(5'-nucleosyl)-tetraphosphatase: MAVWAIGDIQGCYRSLRALLEKIAFDATQDKLWIAGDLVNRGEGSLETLEYLYSIKENVEIVLGNHDITLIAAYYGIKKSNPTIDPILESPEAQKLIDWLRVQKLLHVDYQLGYCMAHAGISPEFDLGMAMRYAKRVEEKLQSEHAAVWLEQMLKQGNNRFNRKASLIDIDRYIVSAFTRMRFCYGDHRLDFDQKGPPTEELREQELKPWFECDYRKDIHLRIIMGHWSALGFYEDEHVLALDTGCVWGGKLTAARIDSDEVEIVSVECCKAEQDEAEQPGVVKVEE, from the coding sequence ATGGCAGTTTGGGCAATAGGCGATATCCAGGGGTGCTATCGTTCGCTGAGAGCACTACTGGAAAAGATAGCGTTTGATGCCACACAGGACAAACTCTGGATCGCCGGTGATCTGGTCAACAGAGGGGAAGGTTCACTGGAAACACTGGAATATCTTTACAGTATCAAAGAAAATGTTGAGATCGTTCTGGGTAATCATGATATCACCCTCATAGCGGCTTACTATGGGATCAAAAAATCCAATCCGACCATTGACCCTATACTTGAGTCACCTGAAGCCCAAAAGCTCATAGATTGGCTCAGAGTTCAAAAGTTGTTGCATGTGGACTATCAACTTGGATACTGTATGGCCCATGCAGGTATCTCACCTGAATTTGATCTGGGTATGGCCATGAGGTATGCAAAGCGTGTAGAAGAGAAACTGCAAAGTGAGCATGCTGCTGTTTGGCTGGAACAGATGTTAAAACAAGGAAATAACCGTTTTAACAGGAAGGCAAGTCTTATAGATATCGACCGTTACATTGTCAGTGCATTTACACGTATGCGTTTTTGCTATGGTGACCATAGACTTGATTTTGATCAAAAAGGTCCGCCTACAGAAGAGCTGAGAGAACAAGAGTTAAAACCCTGGTTCGAATGTGATTATCGTAAAGATATCCATTTGCGTATTATTATGGGGCACTGGTCCGCTTTGGGATTTTATGAAGATGAACATGTGTTGGCCCTGGATACCGGATGTGTATGGGGAGGAAAACTCACGGCTGCACGTATTGACAGTGATGAAGTCGAGATCGTCTCTGTAGAGTGCTGCAAAGCAGAGCAGGATGAAGCAGAACAACCGGGTGTTGTTAAAGTAGAGGAGTAG